The following are from one region of the Rhodopirellula sp. P2 genome:
- a CDS encoding L-serine ammonia-lyase, with translation MSHPAKPAETLIPYFGVFDLFKIGIGPSSSHSVGPMRAAEAFLKELQENSLLQHVSRIQIDLYGSLALTGLGHQTDVALLMGMQGETPDQIDTSTVTSKLASIRESKQLALQGNHPIHFCESTDLVMHRRAVKGMHPNTMRFSAFTDDAPQTPAIEATFLSIGGGFIHREGQTGGVQEKCSSEVPYPFTSANEVLQLCEQHQISINELALRNELTFRSQEEIRAGLQRIWTVMQECVKKGCHTEGILPGGLEVERRAPALFQSLTQRSAPMDRDALCVLDWVDLYALAVNEENAAGGRVVTAPTNGAAGIIPAVLHYLQRFCPDVTDETIERFLLTAAVIGSLYKRNASISGAEVGCQGEVGVACSMAAGALTDALGGTPHQVEEAAEIGMEHNLGLTCDPIKGLVQVPCIERNAMGAVKAINASRLALRGDGKHFVSLDRVIRVMKRTGADMSARYKETSRGGLAVNISEC, from the coding sequence GTGAGCCACCCCGCCAAGCCCGCCGAAACCTTGATCCCATACTTTGGCGTCTTCGACCTGTTCAAAATCGGGATTGGGCCGTCCAGCTCTCACTCGGTGGGGCCGATGCGTGCGGCAGAAGCGTTCCTAAAAGAACTGCAAGAAAACAGCCTGCTGCAACACGTCTCGCGGATCCAAATCGACCTCTACGGCTCGCTGGCCCTGACCGGACTGGGACACCAAACCGATGTCGCGTTGCTGATGGGAATGCAAGGCGAAACTCCCGACCAAATCGACACCAGCACGGTGACATCGAAACTCGCCTCCATTCGCGAATCCAAACAACTCGCACTCCAGGGCAACCACCCCATTCATTTCTGCGAATCCACCGACCTGGTCATGCACCGACGAGCGGTCAAAGGCATGCATCCCAACACGATGCGTTTCTCAGCCTTCACGGACGACGCCCCCCAAACACCAGCGATCGAAGCCACATTCCTCTCGATTGGCGGCGGCTTCATCCATCGCGAAGGACAAACAGGCGGCGTACAAGAAAAGTGCTCCTCCGAAGTGCCCTACCCTTTCACGTCCGCGAACGAAGTCCTGCAACTCTGCGAACAACACCAAATCTCAATCAACGAATTGGCCCTGAGAAATGAGCTGACGTTCCGATCCCAAGAAGAAATCCGAGCGGGACTTCAGCGGATCTGGACCGTGATGCAGGAGTGCGTCAAAAAGGGCTGCCACACCGAAGGTATCTTGCCCGGCGGTTTGGAGGTGGAACGACGCGCCCCGGCTCTGTTCCAATCCCTGACGCAGCGCAGCGCCCCAATGGACCGAGACGCACTGTGCGTCCTGGACTGGGTCGACCTGTATGCGCTGGCAGTCAACGAAGAGAACGCGGCAGGCGGACGCGTCGTCACCGCACCAACCAACGGGGCAGCGGGAATCATCCCCGCGGTGCTGCATTACCTCCAGCGGTTCTGCCCGGATGTCACCGACGAAACGATTGAACGCTTCCTTCTGACCGCCGCCGTGATTGGATCGCTCTACAAACGCAACGCTTCGATCTCGGGAGCAGAAGTGGGCTGCCAAGGCGAAGTGGGCGTGGCGTGCTCGATGGCCGCAGGAGCCCTCACCGATGCACTCGGCGGAACACCACACCAAGTCGAAGAAGCCGCCGAGATTGGCATGGAACACAACCTTGGACTGACCTGCGATCCGATCAAAGGACTCGTCCAAGTCCCCTGCATCGAACGCAATGCCATGGGAGCGGTGAAGGCGATCAACGCCAGCCGACTCGCCCTGCGTGGCGATGGCAAACACTTTGTCTCCCTGGATCGTGTGATCCGCGTCATGAAGCGAACCGGCGCGGACATGTCCGCCCGCTACAAAGAAACCTCCCGTGGCGGCTTGGCCGTCAACATCAGCGAATGCTGA
- the rho gene encoding transcription termination factor Rho — protein MAKKKRAPRGRGGFGSQNGSQGQGQGGQGGGANAGGGGKSRSRRRRRGSGGGGGGNGGGGNNGEPADFVSDAPLEEWDGILELHPNGYGFLRSPKNNYSRERTDPFVPGTMIEKFGLRQGLMLKTMVQQAKRQQGPRVREILDVDGMSPEAYLDVAKFDDLTAINPEQPLKLEHGKMPLTNRVIDLLAPLGKGQRALIVAPPRSGKTIMLQHIAEGISTNHPELTMMVLLIDERPEEVTDMRRSIRGGEVIASSLDMDIESHVRLSQLVIDRAKRLAEMGQDVFLMLDSITRLARAFNKWVGKSGRGGATGTGGLDIRAMDIPKKLFATARAFQEGGSLTIVGTCLVDTNSRMDDAIFQEFKGTGNMEVILDRRLADRRVYPAIDISQSGTRREELLLDEETYETVSMLRRTLSEMHPVDAMEQLTKQLGRFDDNEGFLKLISGAKLA, from the coding sequence ATGGCGAAGAAAAAACGTGCCCCGCGTGGTCGAGGTGGTTTTGGTTCCCAAAATGGTAGTCAGGGCCAAGGCCAAGGCGGCCAGGGCGGGGGCGCCAATGCTGGCGGTGGTGGAAAATCACGTTCGCGACGTCGACGCCGCGGTAGTGGCGGCGGTGGAGGCGGAAACGGCGGTGGTGGCAACAATGGCGAACCAGCCGATTTCGTAAGCGACGCACCGCTCGAAGAGTGGGATGGCATCCTGGAGCTGCACCCCAATGGCTACGGCTTTCTTCGCAGCCCCAAGAACAACTATTCACGGGAACGCACCGATCCATTTGTGCCCGGCACAATGATCGAAAAGTTTGGGCTCCGGCAAGGCCTGATGCTCAAAACCATGGTCCAGCAAGCCAAGCGACAACAAGGTCCCCGCGTTCGGGAAATCCTGGATGTCGATGGCATGTCGCCGGAGGCCTACCTCGATGTCGCCAAATTCGACGATCTGACGGCAATCAACCCCGAGCAACCCCTCAAGCTCGAACACGGCAAAATGCCCCTCACCAACCGAGTCATCGACTTGTTGGCTCCCCTGGGCAAAGGCCAACGTGCCTTGATCGTCGCACCGCCACGCAGCGGGAAAACGATCATGCTGCAACACATCGCCGAAGGCATTTCGACCAACCACCCCGAATTGACGATGATGGTGCTGTTGATCGACGAACGCCCCGAGGAAGTCACCGACATGCGTCGGAGCATTCGAGGCGGTGAAGTCATCGCCAGCAGCTTGGACATGGACATCGAAAGCCACGTTCGACTCAGCCAATTGGTCATCGATCGTGCGAAACGCTTGGCCGAAATGGGACAAGACGTCTTCTTGATGCTCGACTCGATCACCCGCCTGGCCCGTGCGTTCAACAAATGGGTTGGCAAATCCGGTCGCGGCGGCGCCACCGGCACGGGCGGCTTGGACATCCGAGCCATGGACATTCCGAAGAAACTGTTCGCAACCGCACGTGCGTTCCAAGAAGGCGGGTCCCTCACCATCGTGGGCACCTGCCTGGTCGACACGAACTCTCGAATGGATGACGCGATCTTCCAAGAGTTCAAAGGAACCGGGAACATGGAAGTCATCCTGGATCGACGCCTGGCCGACCGCCGCGTCTATCCCGCGATTGACATTTCACAGTCCGGCACCCGCCGCGAAGAATTGCTGCTGGACGAAGAAACCTACGAAACGGTCTCCATGCTGCGACGAACGCTCAGCGAAATGCACCCCGTCGATGCGATGGAACAACTGACCAAGCAGTTGGGCCGGTTCGACGACAACGAAGGCTTCCTCAAACTGATTTCAGGTGCAAAACTCGCCTGA
- a CDS encoding AAA family ATPase, whose product MQSESAKQQQQLTERIAHVSGPFREIVLQINHVLVGQSHLVDRMLIGLLTGGHLLIEGVPGLAKTTAVASLAKAINTGFQRLQFTPDLLPADLIGTQVYRPQDQTFVVQKGPIFSNLVLADEINRAPAKVQSALLEAMQEHQVTIGSETFPLPEPFLVMATQNPVEQEGTYALPEAQTDRFMLKVIVDYPNREEELQILRRMGKTGTKLEVSAVASPEDILAARELIDEIHLDEKVEGYIVDLVMATRRPEAYGLQLDGLIQFGGSPRATINLTLAARAAAFLAGRAYVLPTDVRSIALDVLRHRVMITYEAEAEDLTSESIVQKILDHIPAP is encoded by the coding sequence ATGCAATCAGAATCGGCGAAGCAGCAACAGCAACTGACCGAGCGAATCGCTCACGTCAGCGGGCCCTTCCGAGAGATCGTGTTGCAGATCAACCATGTGTTGGTGGGGCAGAGCCATCTCGTCGATCGAATGCTGATCGGTTTGCTCACCGGTGGCCACTTGTTGATCGAGGGGGTTCCCGGGCTGGCGAAAACCACCGCGGTGGCAAGTTTGGCCAAGGCGATCAACACCGGGTTCCAGCGTTTGCAGTTCACACCGGATTTGTTGCCCGCTGACTTGATCGGGACCCAGGTTTACCGGCCCCAGGATCAAACGTTTGTGGTTCAAAAAGGGCCGATCTTTTCGAACCTGGTTCTCGCCGATGAGATCAACCGGGCGCCTGCGAAAGTGCAGAGCGCGTTGTTGGAGGCGATGCAAGAACACCAGGTCACGATTGGCAGTGAAACGTTTCCTTTGCCTGAGCCGTTCCTGGTGATGGCGACGCAGAACCCCGTGGAGCAAGAGGGAACGTACGCGTTGCCGGAGGCTCAGACGGACCGTTTCATGTTGAAGGTCATCGTCGACTATCCCAACCGCGAAGAGGAGTTGCAGATTCTTCGACGGATGGGGAAAACCGGGACCAAGTTGGAGGTCTCAGCGGTGGCTTCGCCGGAGGACATCTTGGCGGCACGTGAGTTGATCGATGAGATTCACTTGGACGAAAAGGTGGAGGGATACATTGTGGATCTGGTGATGGCGACCCGCCGCCCCGAAGCCTACGGGTTGCAGTTGGACGGGCTGATCCAGTTTGGTGGTTCGCCACGCGCCACCATCAATTTGACACTCGCAGCCAGGGCGGCGGCGTTCTTGGCGGGGCGAGCGTATGTGCTTCCCACCGACGTGCGTTCGATCGCTTTGGATGTCTTGCGGCATCGGGTGATGATCACTTACGAAGCCGAAGCGGAAGACCTGACCAGTGAATCCATTGTGCAGAAAATCCTCGATCACATTCCGGCACCGTAA
- a CDS encoding DUF58 domain-containing protein, translating to MTPSEILRKIRRIQIRTSHRVDEMLAGTWHSAFQGRGIEFEEVRPYQVGDDVRTIDWNVTARQDAPFVKLFREERELAVMLIVDCSASLDFGTQSQTKRELVTELGATLAMSAIKNNDRVGLTLFSERVEKSFPPRQGSRHVLRLIRELLTHPSSDAGTDVGSALDHLQRTAKRRTVVFLISDFQSKDYEKSLRVAARKHDIIPVVVTDEREMKLPAVGLVPLRDNETGSVRWVDTSSRKHRQRYEQMVQLQAERRDALFRRYRMEPLHLQTGEDLGEPLRRYFHGRENRR from the coding sequence ATGACTCCCAGCGAAATCCTTCGCAAGATTCGTCGAATTCAAATTCGAACCAGCCACCGTGTCGACGAAATGTTGGCGGGGACTTGGCATTCGGCCTTCCAAGGACGAGGCATCGAATTTGAAGAGGTTCGCCCCTACCAAGTCGGCGACGATGTCCGCACGATCGATTGGAATGTGACGGCACGGCAAGACGCTCCCTTTGTCAAACTGTTTCGTGAGGAACGCGAATTGGCGGTGATGTTGATCGTCGATTGTTCAGCGTCCTTGGATTTTGGAACGCAGTCGCAAACCAAACGCGAATTGGTGACGGAATTGGGGGCGACGCTCGCCATGTCGGCGATCAAGAACAATGACCGGGTTGGTCTGACGTTGTTCAGTGAGCGCGTGGAAAAGAGTTTTCCGCCTCGCCAGGGATCACGTCACGTGTTGCGATTGATTCGCGAATTGTTGACTCATCCATCCAGTGATGCCGGGACCGATGTGGGCTCAGCGCTCGATCACCTGCAACGGACGGCGAAGCGACGAACCGTGGTGTTTTTGATCAGTGATTTTCAATCGAAAGATTATGAGAAGTCGCTTCGCGTGGCGGCTCGCAAACATGACATCATTCCGGTGGTGGTCACCGATGAGCGTGAAATGAAATTGCCCGCGGTGGGTTTGGTGCCGCTGCGTGACAATGAAACCGGAAGCGTTCGTTGGGTCGACACCTCCAGTCGCAAGCACCGCCAGCGATACGAGCAGATGGTTCAGTTGCAAGCCGAACGGCGCGACGCTCTGTTTCGGCGTTACCGCATGGAACCCTTGCATTTGCAAACCGGAGAAGACCTCGGCGAACCCCTGCGTCGTTACTTCCACGGACGGGAGAATCGCCGATGA
- a CDS encoding vWA domain-containing protein, with protein sequence MNFAWPHAFWLLAFLPLMAWWMWRRRGIATVPFSSVAAVDELPPSLRQRWMWLPKTLTLLAFALLVVALARPREGREQTVSETEGIAIEMVIDRSGSMQAMDFEIDGEPVDRLTAVKNVASKFITGGADLEGRFNDLVGLITFAAYADAETPPTLDHSFVVSRLNQTQIVNRRDEDGTAIGDAIALSVEKLNALDARQKRKVKSKILILLTDGENTAGQLDPVQAAELAETMGIKIYAIGVGTKGKAPVPVRDPFTGRQRLRYMEVNIDEATLQKVAELTEGKYFRATDTDSLDAIYREIDQLEKTEVETRQYVSYRELAVQSWHWGTITIPPVIAMALVVLIVRSLLEHLWLKELV encoded by the coding sequence ATGAACTTTGCATGGCCTCATGCGTTTTGGTTGCTAGCCTTTCTTCCACTGATGGCGTGGTGGATGTGGCGTCGTCGGGGCATTGCCACTGTTCCGTTCAGTTCGGTCGCCGCGGTGGATGAGCTTCCGCCCAGTTTGCGCCAGCGATGGATGTGGTTGCCCAAAACGCTCACGCTGCTTGCTTTCGCATTGTTGGTGGTTGCTTTGGCAAGGCCACGCGAAGGCCGAGAGCAAACGGTTTCGGAAACCGAAGGGATCGCGATCGAAATGGTGATCGACCGCAGTGGCAGCATGCAAGCGATGGACTTTGAAATCGACGGTGAGCCCGTGGATCGCTTGACCGCGGTGAAAAACGTGGCCAGCAAGTTCATCACCGGTGGCGCGGACCTCGAAGGTCGCTTCAATGACTTGGTCGGACTGATCACGTTCGCGGCTTACGCCGACGCGGAGACCCCACCGACGCTGGATCATTCGTTCGTCGTGTCTCGGTTGAACCAAACTCAAATCGTCAATCGCCGAGACGAGGACGGGACCGCGATTGGGGATGCGATTGCCCTGTCTGTTGAGAAGTTGAATGCGTTGGACGCCCGCCAGAAACGCAAGGTGAAGAGCAAGATCTTGATCTTGTTGACCGATGGCGAGAACACGGCGGGGCAACTCGATCCAGTCCAGGCCGCGGAGCTGGCCGAGACGATGGGCATCAAGATTTACGCGATTGGCGTGGGTACGAAGGGCAAGGCCCCCGTGCCCGTTCGCGATCCGTTCACCGGTCGCCAGCGACTGCGTTACATGGAGGTGAACATCGATGAAGCGACATTGCAAAAGGTGGCGGAACTCACCGAGGGCAAGTACTTCCGAGCCACCGACACGGACTCACTCGACGCGATTTATCGGGAGATCGACCAGTTGGAAAAAACGGAAGTTGAAACACGTCAATACGTCAGTTATCGAGAACTCGCAGTTCAATCTTGGCATTGGGGAACGATCACGATTCCACCGGTGATCGCAATGGCGCTGGTGGTTTTGATCGTTCGCTCGCTGCTGGAACATCTGTGGCTCAAGGAGTTGGTGTGA
- a CDS encoding VWA domain-containing protein: MNTSEIQWGNPEALAWLIVVLGVALVIAYAGVMRRIAWRRFLGTSLSNSSVNPAQWNRPVRAVCVIGSLAMLVIAMSDLRWGKAWEEVPQRGIEAVFVLDVSRSMLAEDVSPNRLERAKQQIKDMVDEMPGDRVGLVVFAGETRQTLPLTRHVEDFKQTLESVGMHSVRRGGSRLGDAIRVASDAFLDKTTDHKAMVILTDGEDQESDPVAEAKRAYEEQGIRIFTIGLGDMTEGSRIPDVDPELPSRQSGRYVKHKGQTVISKMNGAILKEVATQSDGAYIPAGTKRVDMSEVVHGYIENVDETDLQTAKINTYIPRFQWFLIPAMALLGLEVLLRGWPSTRSLPGLRQAAKGVLVLLLGTLSGVGSVHAQDGSMSPVEGTSVVDRAGREQFNEGVTLYESQELQAAEECFAETATSPDTLLALRARYNLGNCQYARAMAGMQTEPAAAEESLLAAIESFRSAIRVARSDVAIDASSSELTGEESARDVVRRARTNLELALRLKQEMDQQQEDQSAQSEDQSSEDESKPSEEDSSEEQQDQNGEDQSASGDQNESESENDGGESQGDDSQSSSDGEQQDGEQQDGEEGSEEETPQDGANQQDGSDQSSQPNRSDPSDGSDEGEQAADESNDGAAPEGQLQSQSEDSDETHGEDGQAGAMAQQAMLQSMTREEALKMLQAVRDRDMLRRFGKEQRERSRQIPVERDW, translated from the coding sequence GTGAACACGTCGGAAATTCAGTGGGGCAACCCAGAAGCACTTGCGTGGTTGATTGTCGTGCTCGGCGTTGCACTGGTGATCGCCTACGCTGGCGTCATGCGGCGGATCGCTTGGCGGCGGTTTCTGGGGACGAGTCTGTCGAACTCGTCGGTCAATCCAGCGCAGTGGAATCGGCCTGTCCGGGCGGTCTGCGTGATCGGTTCCTTGGCGATGCTTGTCATCGCGATGTCCGATTTGCGTTGGGGCAAGGCCTGGGAAGAAGTCCCGCAACGCGGAATCGAGGCGGTGTTCGTGTTGGATGTCTCTCGCAGCATGTTGGCCGAAGACGTCTCTCCCAACCGATTGGAACGAGCCAAGCAGCAGATCAAAGACATGGTCGATGAGATGCCCGGCGACCGAGTTGGATTGGTCGTGTTCGCTGGTGAGACTCGGCAGACGCTGCCGTTGACTCGTCACGTCGAGGATTTCAAGCAGACTTTGGAATCGGTTGGCATGCACTCGGTGCGTCGTGGCGGGTCGCGATTGGGGGATGCCATTCGGGTCGCGTCCGATGCGTTTTTGGACAAGACCACCGACCACAAAGCGATGGTGATTTTGACGGACGGCGAGGACCAAGAAAGCGATCCTGTTGCGGAAGCGAAGCGGGCCTACGAAGAGCAGGGCATTCGCATCTTCACGATTGGATTGGGTGACATGACCGAAGGCTCGCGGATTCCTGACGTGGATCCGGAGTTGCCAAGCCGGCAGAGCGGTCGCTATGTGAAGCACAAAGGGCAAACGGTGATTTCGAAAATGAACGGAGCCATTTTGAAGGAGGTCGCCACGCAATCCGATGGGGCTTACATCCCCGCGGGGACCAAGCGAGTGGACATGTCCGAAGTCGTGCATGGGTACATTGAGAACGTGGATGAAACGGATTTGCAAACTGCCAAAATCAACACGTACATCCCTCGGTTTCAGTGGTTCTTGATTCCGGCCATGGCGTTGCTTGGGTTGGAAGTGTTGCTTCGCGGGTGGCCCTCGACGCGGTCGCTGCCTGGGTTGCGACAGGCTGCGAAGGGGGTGTTGGTTCTTCTGCTCGGGACGCTGAGCGGGGTGGGGTCGGTTCATGCTCAGGATGGCTCGATGTCTCCCGTTGAAGGGACATCGGTGGTCGATCGAGCTGGCCGTGAACAATTCAACGAAGGCGTGACGCTGTATGAGTCGCAAGAACTCCAGGCAGCGGAGGAATGCTTTGCGGAAACGGCGACTTCGCCGGACACGTTGCTGGCTCTGCGGGCTCGGTACAACCTCGGCAATTGCCAGTACGCTCGAGCGATGGCGGGAATGCAAACCGAACCTGCCGCCGCGGAAGAATCGTTGCTCGCGGCGATTGAGAGCTTTCGGTCGGCGATCCGAGTGGCTCGATCGGACGTTGCGATTGATGCGTCAAGCAGCGAGTTGACCGGTGAGGAATCCGCCCGTGATGTGGTCCGGCGGGCTCGTACGAATTTGGAATTGGCACTTCGGCTGAAGCAGGAAATGGATCAACAGCAGGAGGACCAATCCGCGCAGTCCGAAGACCAGTCTTCCGAAGATGAATCCAAGCCTTCCGAAGAGGATTCCTCTGAAGAACAGCAGGATCAAAACGGAGAAGACCAATCGGCCTCGGGGGACCAGAACGAAAGCGAATCCGAGAACGACGGTGGCGAATCGCAGGGAGATGATTCGCAGTCTTCTTCTGACGGCGAGCAGCAGGATGGGGAGCAACAGGACGGTGAGGAAGGTTCGGAAGAGGAGACGCCGCAAGACGGCGCGAATCAACAAGATGGTTCGGACCAGTCGAGCCAGCCCAATCGTTCAGATCCATCAGACGGTTCGGACGAGGGGGAACAGGCTGCGGATGAGTCCAATGACGGGGCGGCTCCGGAGGGCCAGTTGCAATCTCAGTCAGAAGACTCGGACGAGACGCACGGCGAAGATGGGCAGGCGGGGGCAATGGCTCAACAGGCCATGCTGCAATCGATGACACGCGAGGAGGCTCTCAAAATGCTGCAAGCCGTTCGCGATCGCGACATGCTGCGGCGATTTGGAAAGGAACAACGGGAACGCTCACGTCAGATTCCAGTGGAAAGAGATTGGTGA
- a CDS encoding BatD family protein, whose translation MSSKTTANLKGRLGIPRCQLLFALVFCGVFVSVAEAQAADVSAKLSSQEAYVGAALTLQVQIANAQKYELPELPQIDGVEIVREGVPQQSRQVTVINGQMIQKQSVTFLYRVTPKVAGSFEIPSMNIRADGEVFQTEPMTFVATVSETGDLLFVEIEGDKSHVYVGEPIPLTLKIWLRPYRLVEQEATLSDGDMWAMIAPQTEWGEFTKAMEEMAGRNQRPGGRSVLREDQNGESREYYLYEIDAEIYPKKPGEVDAGGVEVVVNYPTEIGPVARRDPFGMGSRFSQMFDDDFFRSPFERERLAVLKSRPIRDQAEIDSIEVRPIPSEGRPVGYNGAVGKYTIVTQATPQSVEAGDPVKLKIGITGDGPMDLVRCPKLSTLPELTADFKVSDQPLPGFVQDNMKVFAPTIRPKHEGVTEIPPIEFHFFNPETESFEVARSKPIPLRVRASETLLLNSIVSNGDRSGDQDSAHGAGQGGQDAKDSWAASLWEIHTSSDALENVPVRKSLSSWWLLTVWPGLVWLGLVVWQSRGRWIAWLPEWKSPAQKAVLAMQQADDEFAIGQAMAMYLHRQFGSDEESSSWLSGVGGVRAAGGYGLAAEVESFLDRCQREEPAIPSESTTSMEDLRSRGVALIEQLESFRQQQRPSRKFQAKPISTLQSHSVARILAWVLAGASFVSAGNALASESVEGMALDQPSMAVLFQEANQAYERGMQRLEQSESDAAPKNDSAGKGDSGQAAAKEEFSLAATRYQTLVDAGVENPQLYANLGNACLQSGQIGRATVAYERALKWDPENDSIRTRLWLAQGQVKESGDLDESWKQQAQRAIAPVLFRYWGASHLRWSVVVFALVFWAILILLRLRALAPETRRMARSAASFIAVLAVFGGVMWWLAITGVSKESTGYIVVDQLTVRTGDAESFPALVEWSEADGRAVEIAQSRGDWVLIRTPSATGWVPANYIESV comes from the coding sequence ATGTCATCCAAAACAACAGCGAACTTGAAGGGACGTTTGGGAATTCCAAGATGCCAACTGCTATTTGCGTTGGTTTTCTGTGGAGTGTTTGTCAGCGTGGCCGAAGCACAGGCGGCCGATGTCTCGGCGAAGTTGTCGTCCCAGGAGGCTTACGTCGGGGCCGCGTTGACGTTGCAAGTTCAAATTGCGAACGCGCAGAAGTATGAACTCCCCGAATTGCCGCAGATCGATGGCGTGGAGATTGTTCGGGAGGGTGTGCCTCAGCAAAGCCGGCAAGTCACAGTCATCAATGGACAGATGATCCAAAAGCAGAGCGTGACGTTTCTGTACCGAGTGACGCCGAAGGTAGCGGGATCGTTCGAGATTCCATCCATGAATATTCGGGCAGATGGGGAGGTGTTTCAAACGGAACCCATGACGTTCGTGGCAACGGTGAGCGAAACCGGTGACTTGTTGTTCGTCGAAATCGAAGGCGACAAGTCGCATGTGTATGTCGGGGAGCCGATTCCGTTGACGTTGAAGATTTGGCTGCGCCCTTATCGTTTGGTCGAGCAAGAGGCGACGCTCTCTGACGGCGATATGTGGGCGATGATTGCTCCTCAAACGGAGTGGGGTGAATTCACCAAGGCGATGGAGGAAATGGCGGGGCGAAATCAACGTCCCGGAGGCCGATCGGTTCTGCGAGAGGATCAAAACGGGGAATCCCGCGAATACTATTTGTATGAGATCGATGCGGAGATCTATCCCAAGAAGCCGGGGGAAGTGGACGCTGGCGGCGTCGAAGTTGTCGTCAACTATCCCACTGAGATCGGACCGGTCGCTCGACGAGATCCGTTTGGCATGGGATCGCGGTTCTCGCAAATGTTTGATGACGACTTCTTTCGGTCTCCGTTTGAACGAGAACGACTTGCGGTTCTAAAGTCTCGGCCAATTCGAGACCAGGCTGAGATTGATTCGATCGAGGTTCGTCCCATTCCGAGCGAAGGGCGGCCGGTTGGGTACAACGGCGCGGTTGGCAAGTACACGATTGTCACGCAGGCCACGCCGCAGTCGGTCGAAGCCGGCGACCCTGTCAAACTCAAGATTGGCATCACAGGAGATGGCCCCATGGATTTGGTGCGATGTCCCAAGTTGTCGACGCTGCCAGAGTTGACGGCTGATTTCAAAGTCTCTGACCAACCGTTGCCTGGGTTTGTTCAAGACAACATGAAGGTGTTCGCGCCGACGATTCGTCCCAAGCATGAAGGTGTGACTGAAATTCCGCCGATCGAGTTTCATTTCTTCAACCCGGAAACGGAATCGTTCGAAGTCGCCCGAAGCAAGCCGATTCCTTTGCGAGTGCGAGCGTCGGAAACGCTTCTGTTGAATTCCATCGTTTCCAATGGCGATCGTTCAGGTGATCAAGACTCCGCGCACGGGGCAGGGCAGGGCGGTCAGGACGCGAAGGATTCCTGGGCGGCTTCGCTCTGGGAAATTCATACGTCCTCAGACGCTCTTGAGAATGTTCCGGTCCGGAAATCTCTTTCGAGTTGGTGGTTGCTGACCGTGTGGCCGGGTTTGGTTTGGCTTGGTTTGGTTGTTTGGCAGAGTCGCGGTCGCTGGATCGCTTGGTTGCCAGAGTGGAAGTCACCCGCCCAAAAAGCCGTGCTCGCAATGCAACAAGCGGACGACGAGTTCGCGATTGGGCAGGCCATGGCGATGTATTTGCACCGACAGTTTGGAAGCGATGAAGAATCCTCGAGTTGGTTGTCTGGGGTCGGTGGAGTGAGAGCAGCGGGCGGGTATGGATTGGCCGCGGAAGTGGAATCTTTCTTGGATCGTTGCCAACGGGAAGAGCCCGCCATCCCTTCGGAGTCAACAACCTCAATGGAGGACTTGCGTTCTCGCGGCGTGGCATTGATCGAGCAGTTGGAAAGCTTTCGGCAGCAACAGCGACCTTCGCGAAAGTTCCAGGCGAAACCCATTTCTACTTTGCAGTCACACAGTGTTGCGAGGATCTTGGCGTGGGTGCTGGCGGGAGCGTCCTTCGTGTCGGCGGGCAATGCCTTGGCAAGCGAATCGGTGGAAGGCATGGCACTGGATCAGCCATCCATGGCGGTGTTGTTCCAAGAGGCCAACCAGGCCTACGAACGCGGGATGCAGAGGCTCGAACAGTCTGAATCCGATGCCGCACCCAAGAATGATTCGGCCGGCAAGGGTGATTCGGGGCAGGCGGCTGCCAAGGAGGAATTTTCACTGGCGGCCACTCGCTATCAAACGCTGGTTGATGCCGGAGTGGAGAACCCGCAGTTGTATGCAAACTTGGGCAACGCTTGTCTGCAGTCCGGCCAAATCGGAAGAGCGACTGTGGCCTATGAACGAGCGCTGAAGTGGGATCCGGAAAACGATTCCATTCGCACCCGTTTGTGGTTGGCTCAAGGTCAAGTCAAGGAGTCAGGCGATCTCGATGAGTCATGGAAGCAGCAAGCACAGCGAGCGATTGCGCCGGTGTTGTTCCGTTATTGGGGGGCGAGTCATCTGCGGTGGAGCGTCGTTGTTTTCGCGTTGGTCTTCTGGGCCATTTTGATCTTGCTTCGGCTCCGAGCATTGGCACCCGAAACACGTCGCATGGCTCGTTCGGCCGCGTCTTTTATCGCGGTGCTGGCTGTGTTCGGCGGCGTCATGTGGTGGCTGGCAATCACCGGGGTTTCGAAAGAATCCACTGGTTACATTGTCGTCGATCAGCTCACCGTTCGGACCGGCGATGCGGAGTCCTTCCCAGCACTTGTGGAGTGGAGCGAGGCGGATGGTCGAGCAGTCGAGATCGCTCAATCACGAGGCGATTGGGTTCTCATTCGCACCCCGTCCGCGACAGGTTGGGTTCCTGCGAATTACATTGAAAGCGTGTGA